The following are encoded together in the Equus przewalskii isolate Varuska chromosome 14, EquPr2, whole genome shotgun sequence genome:
- the MTHFD2 gene encoding bifunctional methylenetetrahydrofolate dehydrogenase/cyclohydrolase, mitochondrial isoform X4 — translation MPAAARSAAPLFSGPSSAKRKGRNHVPERNEAVVISGRKLAQQIKQEVRQEVEEWVASGNKRPHLSVVLIGENPASHSYVLNKTRAAADVGINSETIVKPASISEEELLSLINKLNHDDNVDGLLVQLPLPEHIDERRVCDAVSPDKDVDGFHVINVGRMCLDQYSMLPATPWGVWEIIKRTGIPTLGKNVVVAGRSKNVGMPIAMLLHTDGAHERPGGDATVTISHRYTPKEQLKKHTILADIVVSAAGIPNLITADMIKEGATVIDVGINRIQDPITAKPKLVGDVDFEEVRKKAGYITPVPGGVGPMTVAMLMKNTVIAAKKVLRPEEREVLKSKELGVATN, via the exons AAATGAAGCTGTTGTCATTTCTGGGAGGAAGCTTGCCCAGCAGATCAAGCAGGAAGTGCGGCAGGAGGTCGAAGAGTGGGTGGCATCGGGCAACAAACGGCCACACCTCAGCGTGGTTCTGATTGGCGAGAATCCTGCAAGTCACTCCTATGTCCTCAACAAAACCAGGGCAGCAGCAGACGTGG GAATCAACAGTGAGACAATTGTGAAACCAGCTTCAATTTCAGAGGAAGAACTGTTGAGTTTAATCAATAAACTAAATCATGATGATAATGTGGACGGCCTCCTTGTTCAGCTGCCTCTTCCAG AGCACATTGACGAGAGGAGGGTCTGCGACGCTGTCTCTCCAGACAAGGATGTCGATGGCTTCCACGTAATTAACGTAGGGCGAATGTGTCTGGACCAGTATTCCATGTTACCGGCTACCCCCTGGGGTGTGTGGGAAATAATTAAGCGAACTG gcATTCCAACCCTAGGGAAGAATGTGGTTGTGGCTGGAAGGTCAAAAAATGTTGGCATGCCCATTGCAATGTTGCTACACACAGATGGGGCACATGAACGCCCTGGAG GTGATGCCACTGTTACAATATCTCACCGATACACTCCCAAAGAGCAGCTGAAGAAACATACAATCCTTGCAGATATTGTGGTCTCCGCTGCAG GCATTCCGAATCTGATCACAGCCGATATGATCAAGGAGGGAGCAACAGTCATTGACGTGGGAATAAATAGAATTCAAGATCCCATAACTGCTAAACCCAAGTTGGTTGGAGATGTGGATTTTGAAG AAGTCAGGAAGAAGGCCGGTTACATCACTCCAGTCCCTGGGGGTGTTGGTCCCATGACAGTGGCAATGCTCATGAAAAATACCGTTATTGCTGCCAAGAAAGTGCTGAGGCCTGAAGAGCGGGAAGTACTGAAGTCTAAGGAGCTGGGAGTGGCGACTAATTAA
- the MTHFD2 gene encoding bifunctional methylenetetrahydrofolate dehydrogenase/cyclohydrolase, mitochondrial isoform X6, with protein sequence MGEMGNEAVVISGRKLAQQIKQEVRQEVEEWVASGNKRPHLSVVLIGENPASHSYVLNKTRAAADVGINSETIVKPASISEEELLSLINKLNHDDNVDGLLVQLPLPEHIDERRVCDAVSPDKDVDGFHVINVGRMCLDQYSMLPATPWGVWEIIKRTGIPTLGKNVVVAGRSKNVGMPIAMLLHTDGAHERPGGDATVTISHRYTPKEQLKKHTILADIVVSAAGIPNLITADMIKEGATVIDVGINRIQDPITAKPKLVGDVDFEEVRKKAGYITPVPGGVGPMTVAMLMKNTVIAAKKVLRPEEREVLKSKELGVATN encoded by the exons AAATGAAGCTGTTGTCATTTCTGGGAGGAAGCTTGCCCAGCAGATCAAGCAGGAAGTGCGGCAGGAGGTCGAAGAGTGGGTGGCATCGGGCAACAAACGGCCACACCTCAGCGTGGTTCTGATTGGCGAGAATCCTGCAAGTCACTCCTATGTCCTCAACAAAACCAGGGCAGCAGCAGACGTGG GAATCAACAGTGAGACAATTGTGAAACCAGCTTCAATTTCAGAGGAAGAACTGTTGAGTTTAATCAATAAACTAAATCATGATGATAATGTGGACGGCCTCCTTGTTCAGCTGCCTCTTCCAG AGCACATTGACGAGAGGAGGGTCTGCGACGCTGTCTCTCCAGACAAGGATGTCGATGGCTTCCACGTAATTAACGTAGGGCGAATGTGTCTGGACCAGTATTCCATGTTACCGGCTACCCCCTGGGGTGTGTGGGAAATAATTAAGCGAACTG gcATTCCAACCCTAGGGAAGAATGTGGTTGTGGCTGGAAGGTCAAAAAATGTTGGCATGCCCATTGCAATGTTGCTACACACAGATGGGGCACATGAACGCCCTGGAG GTGATGCCACTGTTACAATATCTCACCGATACACTCCCAAAGAGCAGCTGAAGAAACATACAATCCTTGCAGATATTGTGGTCTCCGCTGCAG GCATTCCGAATCTGATCACAGCCGATATGATCAAGGAGGGAGCAACAGTCATTGACGTGGGAATAAATAGAATTCAAGATCCCATAACTGCTAAACCCAAGTTGGTTGGAGATGTGGATTTTGAAG AAGTCAGGAAGAAGGCCGGTTACATCACTCCAGTCCCTGGGGGTGTTGGTCCCATGACAGTGGCAATGCTCATGAAAAATACCGTTATTGCTGCCAAGAAAGTGCTGAGGCCTGAAGAGCGGGAAGTACTGAAGTCTAAGGAGCTGGGAGTGGCGACTAATTAA
- the MTHFD2 gene encoding bifunctional methylenetetrahydrofolate dehydrogenase/cyclohydrolase, mitochondrial isoform X5, with amino-acid sequence MKKLDWLLIEHILTTNTSQRNEAVVISGRKLAQQIKQEVRQEVEEWVASGNKRPHLSVVLIGENPASHSYVLNKTRAAADVGINSETIVKPASISEEELLSLINKLNHDDNVDGLLVQLPLPEHIDERRVCDAVSPDKDVDGFHVINVGRMCLDQYSMLPATPWGVWEIIKRTGIPTLGKNVVVAGRSKNVGMPIAMLLHTDGAHERPGGDATVTISHRYTPKEQLKKHTILADIVVSAAGIPNLITADMIKEGATVIDVGINRIQDPITAKPKLVGDVDFEEVRKKAGYITPVPGGVGPMTVAMLMKNTVIAAKKVLRPEEREVLKSKELGVATN; translated from the exons AAATGAAGCTGTTGTCATTTCTGGGAGGAAGCTTGCCCAGCAGATCAAGCAGGAAGTGCGGCAGGAGGTCGAAGAGTGGGTGGCATCGGGCAACAAACGGCCACACCTCAGCGTGGTTCTGATTGGCGAGAATCCTGCAAGTCACTCCTATGTCCTCAACAAAACCAGGGCAGCAGCAGACGTGG GAATCAACAGTGAGACAATTGTGAAACCAGCTTCAATTTCAGAGGAAGAACTGTTGAGTTTAATCAATAAACTAAATCATGATGATAATGTGGACGGCCTCCTTGTTCAGCTGCCTCTTCCAG AGCACATTGACGAGAGGAGGGTCTGCGACGCTGTCTCTCCAGACAAGGATGTCGATGGCTTCCACGTAATTAACGTAGGGCGAATGTGTCTGGACCAGTATTCCATGTTACCGGCTACCCCCTGGGGTGTGTGGGAAATAATTAAGCGAACTG gcATTCCAACCCTAGGGAAGAATGTGGTTGTGGCTGGAAGGTCAAAAAATGTTGGCATGCCCATTGCAATGTTGCTACACACAGATGGGGCACATGAACGCCCTGGAG GTGATGCCACTGTTACAATATCTCACCGATACACTCCCAAAGAGCAGCTGAAGAAACATACAATCCTTGCAGATATTGTGGTCTCCGCTGCAG GCATTCCGAATCTGATCACAGCCGATATGATCAAGGAGGGAGCAACAGTCATTGACGTGGGAATAAATAGAATTCAAGATCCCATAACTGCTAAACCCAAGTTGGTTGGAGATGTGGATTTTGAAG AAGTCAGGAAGAAGGCCGGTTACATCACTCCAGTCCCTGGGGGTGTTGGTCCCATGACAGTGGCAATGCTCATGAAAAATACCGTTATTGCTGCCAAGAAAGTGCTGAGGCCTGAAGAGCGGGAAGTACTGAAGTCTAAGGAGCTGGGAGTGGCGACTAATTAA
- the MTHFD2 gene encoding bifunctional methylenetetrahydrofolate dehydrogenase/cyclohydrolase, mitochondrial isoform X1, which produces MAAASFVSTLAARLLRPAQSCRLRHSPFHLSAVRNEAVVISGRKLAQQIKQEVRQEVEEWVASGNKRPHLSVVLIGENPASHSYVLNKTRAAADVGINSETIVKPASISEEELLSLINKLNHDDNVDGLLVQLPLPEHIDERRVCDAVSPDKDVDGFHVINVGRMCLDQYSMLPATPWGVWEIIKRTGIPTLGKNVVVAGRSKNVGMPIAMLLHTDGAHERPGGDATVTISHRYTPKEQLKKHTILADIVVSAAGIPNLITADMIKEGATVIDVGINRIQDPITAKPKLVGDVDFEEVRKKAGYITPVPGGVGPMTVAMLMKNTVIAAKKVLRPEEREVLKSKELGVATN; this is translated from the exons AAATGAAGCTGTTGTCATTTCTGGGAGGAAGCTTGCCCAGCAGATCAAGCAGGAAGTGCGGCAGGAGGTCGAAGAGTGGGTGGCATCGGGCAACAAACGGCCACACCTCAGCGTGGTTCTGATTGGCGAGAATCCTGCAAGTCACTCCTATGTCCTCAACAAAACCAGGGCAGCAGCAGACGTGG GAATCAACAGTGAGACAATTGTGAAACCAGCTTCAATTTCAGAGGAAGAACTGTTGAGTTTAATCAATAAACTAAATCATGATGATAATGTGGACGGCCTCCTTGTTCAGCTGCCTCTTCCAG AGCACATTGACGAGAGGAGGGTCTGCGACGCTGTCTCTCCAGACAAGGATGTCGATGGCTTCCACGTAATTAACGTAGGGCGAATGTGTCTGGACCAGTATTCCATGTTACCGGCTACCCCCTGGGGTGTGTGGGAAATAATTAAGCGAACTG gcATTCCAACCCTAGGGAAGAATGTGGTTGTGGCTGGAAGGTCAAAAAATGTTGGCATGCCCATTGCAATGTTGCTACACACAGATGGGGCACATGAACGCCCTGGAG GTGATGCCACTGTTACAATATCTCACCGATACACTCCCAAAGAGCAGCTGAAGAAACATACAATCCTTGCAGATATTGTGGTCTCCGCTGCAG GCATTCCGAATCTGATCACAGCCGATATGATCAAGGAGGGAGCAACAGTCATTGACGTGGGAATAAATAGAATTCAAGATCCCATAACTGCTAAACCCAAGTTGGTTGGAGATGTGGATTTTGAAG AAGTCAGGAAGAAGGCCGGTTACATCACTCCAGTCCCTGGGGGTGTTGGTCCCATGACAGTGGCAATGCTCATGAAAAATACCGTTATTGCTGCCAAGAAAGTGCTGAGGCCTGAAGAGCGGGAAGTACTGAAGTCTAAGGAGCTGGGAGTGGCGACTAATTAA